The following are encoded together in the Lactuca sativa cultivar Salinas chromosome 1, Lsat_Salinas_v11, whole genome shotgun sequence genome:
- the LOC111917461 gene encoding putative UPF0481 protein At3g02645, producing the protein MALVNPFSSLTSGDKQWVDHISKTLKHQLAINVDTPSLSIFQIPQILKDENLEAYAPQRIGLGPNHHFKPELYQNMEQNKLTSVKRVLKSNKVEVSVDQVVDNVKEIIPIICACYDLYLDADDDTLAWLFTIDSLFFIDLLGAYIDQQVAIDAKDIIMLENQIPIIVLKEIQKVLSSSYDEGQEDFWESKFGFFCKCHSPFILSKEKIDFSRVNHLLDYMYQSIVKNEESISPEVYFQKSGSGPSEKDDKLELLEMFIQLMALIPGTKPFLQIFESIRKNISESIEKMVTAEEIKVPSVSELRDIAGVKFHLSPTDGGIRNINFVGENERFCYLPLITLNIDSEVILRNLVAYEQLMAKKSFTTGHGLELTEYVDFMCGIIDSDKDVRLLREENIIIGDLGDEDIVKLFNGIARSQGIMNRASDLRKTVDQLNKVYQSTPRVWVQKMVEKQLRASAKMITFLISISSTLILIREVYLKTYGSTPPNMIFDDIVRTILSGFLH; encoded by the coding sequence ATGGCTTTGGTAAACCCATTTTCTAGCCTAACCTCCGGTGATAAACAATGGGTAGATCATATTAGCAAAACCTTGAAACACCAGCTTGCCATTAACGTCGATACACCTTCACTGTCCATATTTCAAATTCCTCAAATCCTAAAAGACGAAAACCTGGAAGCGTATGCCCCACAACGGATAGGGCTTGGTCCTAATCACCATTTCAAGCCAGAGCTCTATCAGAACATGGAGCAAAACAAACTCACTTCCGTGAAAAGGGTACTTAAGTCTAATAAAGTTGAAGTCTCTGTGGACCAAGTCGTAGATAATGTCAAAGAGATCATCCCCATAATTTGTGCTTGCTACGATTTGTACCTTGATGCTGATGATGACACCTTGGCATGGTTATTCACCATTGACAGTCTCTTCTTTATTGATCTACTTGGTGCTTATATTGATCAGCAGGTTGCAATAGATGCAAAAGATATTATAATGTTAGAGAACCAGATTCCTATAATTGTATTGAAGGAAATCCAAAAGGTCCTATCAAGTAGCTATGATGAAGGCCAAGAAGATTTCTGGGAATCTAAGTTCGGGTTTTTCTGTAAGTGCCACTCACCATTTATCCTCTCTAAAGAGAAAATCGATTTTAGTAGAGTAAACCATTTACTTGATTATATGTACCAATCCATCGTGAAAAATGAAGAATCGATCTCACCAGAAGTTTACTTTCAAAAATCTGGAAGTGGTCCATCTGAAAAAGACGATAAACTAGAATTACTTGAAATGTTTATCCAACTCATGGCACTGATCCCAGGGACTAAACCATTTCTTCAGATCTTTGAATCCATCAGGAAAAACATCTCAGAAAGTATTGAGAAGATGGTGACAGCTGAAGAGATCAAGGTGCCTTCAGTTTCAGAGCTTCGCGATATTGCAGGAGTTAAGTTCCATTTGTCACCAACTGACGGAGGAATCAGAAACATTAACTTTGTAGGTGAAAATGAGCGGTTTTGTTATCTGCCTCTTATTACCCTTAATATTGATTCAGAGGTGATATTGAGAAACTTGGTGGCTTATGAGCAATTAATGGCAAAGAAAAGTTTTACCACtggacatggtcttgaactcactGAATATGTAGATTTCATGTGTGGTATCATCGACAGTGATAAGGATGTCCGGTTGCTACGTGAAGAAAATATCATCATAGgtgacttgggtgatgaggatattGTTAAATTGTTTAATGGGATTGCGAGATCTCAGGGGATAATGAATAGAGCATCAGATTTGAGGAAGACTGTGGATCAATTAAACAAAGTCTACCAAAGCACACCGAGAGTTTGGGTCCAGAAGATGGTGGAGAAGCAACTTCGGGCTTCTGCCAAGATGATCACATTCCTTATCAGCATTTCGAGCACACTGATCTTGATTCGTGAGGTGTATTTGAAGACTTATGGTTCCACTCCACCAAACATGatttttgatgatattgttaggaCCATATTGAGTGGTTTTCTTCATTGA